ACTTCGGCATTGGAAATCACCTCATCGTATACATTATCTACCTCACTGGTCCAGCGTACAGCCACATAAAACCGTAAGGGTGGGGCTGGGTTTTGAGCTTGCTCTGTGAAGGATAGATTAGAAATATAGCCATCTACTACTAAACGCCTGGGTTCGCTGCCCGTCTCAAAAGAAATGGGGTCAATACAAGCCGTCATCAGCAACAAAAGCCCTATTGCAAAACTGTGTCGCATCTTTATAATTTAAAATTGTATGAGATTGACGGGAAAGCACTGCCTAGCACAGAAAGCTGGAATGCATTTCCTCTTTGAGTGAAATAAACGGAGAAGGGATTTCTCCTGCCGTAAACGTTATAAATGGAAAACACCCATTCGCCATCGATAAACTTCTCCTTTTTCAGTCCACTTTGTAAAGTGAAGGATAGGTCAAGTCTATGGTAATCCGGAACGCGGTATTGATTTCTGTCACTGTAATTCAAAACAGAAAGGATGTCCTCGTATTGGAATTTAGAAACCGGTACGGTAATCGGTCTTCCTGTAGAATAAGCGAAGTTTAAGTTCATGGCAAACCTTCTGCTTAACTTGTAATTCATCACTACCGAAAGGTCATGCGGCTTATCGTAATTAGCCGGATAAAAACTACCTCCATTGATCTTCTCCTCTTCGAATAGAGATTCATCAAACTTCCTCAAACTGCGGGAAAAGGTATATCCTACCCAGCCCGTTAGTTTACCTCTGTTTTTCCTGATCAAAAATTCGGCTCCGTAAGCTCTTCCTACACCTTGGATCAAGTCTGCATCCAGGGTTTCATTGAGTAGAATGTTGGCTGCATTTTTATAATCTACCACATTTTGTATGTCCTTATAGTACCCTTCTAGTGATATTTCAAACAAATTGTCTTTCCAGTTTTTGAAAAAACCCAAGGTGTACTGATCTGCGATAGAAGGGGAAAGATTATATCCAGACGACTTCCAATAGTTCACCGGCGAAATAGCCGCTGTATTTGAAATCAAATGTATGTATTGATTAGTCCGGTAATAACTCAATTTCACAGAACTGGAAGGAGTGGCCAACCAACGCAAAGAAGCTCTTGGCTCTATACCCATGTATGATTTTGCCACCTCATTATTGTTGAAATTCAGGGTATCCGTAATAGATGCTGTGGTTTTTGGCTGATTTGGGTCAAATTTGAAATAGCTTCCCCCCAAAGCCAGGTAATTGGAAACCCGTAATCCATAGACTAAAGAAAGTCGCGGCGAGATTTCAAATTCATCATTGGCATAAATGGCACTTTCCAGCGCGTTTTCTCTAGGAATTACTACTTGCTCAGAAGTGGAGTTTTCTGCTCCTGGAGTGAAATCCCCATTATTAAATTCATAGTATAGAGAGCTGATTCCAAAATCCAAGTTATGGGAGCGACCAAGCTCATAGGAGAAATCAATTTTCCCCTGATAATTCAAAATACCGGATCTATAGTCGAAATCGTAGCTTTCTTGGGTGTTGTTTATGTTGCTTTGAAAATCACTGGCTACGACCTGAGTCTGCATCAAAAACTTGTTGCTGAATCGGTGATCCCACTTCACAATACCCAGTTTGGTTTTCCAGACATAAGCCGTATCCGACGCAAATTCAAAATTATCATCACTCAGATACCCTGAGAAGGATAGTACATTGTTATCATCAATGTTATGATTAACCTTAAAATTGACGTCATAAAAACCTGCTGCACTTTGGTAAAGGTCTGGGTCTTTCATCCGCTTGAGCATCCAGTTAGGATAAGCAGTACGACCCGAAAGCAGAAATGAAGTCTTGTCCTTTTTCAATGGTCCTTCTACTAAAAGCCTGGATGAGATCAAGCCAATCCCGCCTTGCACATCCATTTTTTGAGCGTTACCATTACGGAGATTTACATTTAAAACGGATGAAACCCTTCCTCCATAATTGGCCGGGCCGCCTCCTTTGTAGAGTTCTACATCCCGGATCAGGTCAGAATTGAATGCACCGAAAAAGCCAAAAAGGTGTGAACTGTTATAAACAATCGCCCCATCCATCATTACCAGGTTTTGACCTGGGTCTCCCCCACGCACGTTGAACCCCGAAGTACCTTCACCTACAGAGCTTACTCCCGGTAGGGAAATCAAGCTTTTCACAGGATCTACTTCTCCCATAAAGGTGGGCAGGCTTTTGATCACAGCAATATCCAGAATTTCTCTTCCAGCTATCTTTTCAGAAACGGTGACTTCTTGGCTCCGGGCAGAGATGGTAACCTCTTCCAGTTTTAGAGTTTCATTAAAAAGCTCTACATCCAATTCCCCTGAATTGATCAGCTGTACAGGTATGGATTGGGGTTCATAGCCGGCATATTGAACTAGAAACTTGTATTTCCCGGGAACCAGCGACAGCTCATAGTTGCCATCCAAATCGGTGACCACTCCTTCGGAGCTATCTACTACTTGGATACTAGCGCCGATTAATGGTTCATTCTCCCCGGCGTCTTTGATTTGTCCACTCAGGGTTACAGGTAGGTTTGAGTTTTCAGGCTTCCCTGTACCAATGATCTGATAGTCATTCAGCTGGGCATCATCCTCTTCCCATTGCTCGTACCGGTAGGCTTGCAGGCCTTCTTGGTTGACAATTACGAGCAAACCTTTATACGGAATCAAGCTAAATCCGTAATTTCTTAAGAGTTCTGATATGTTTTCAATGGCATTTTCACCTTGCTTTGCATTGACCAAAAAGGCATCTATACCCCAATCTTCTTGGTAGAAAAAACGGGTTTGCGAAGTACTTTGAAGGTTTTTCAATACCTCAGGTAATGGAGCTTCAGAGTAATCACGATCAAAAAGTAGAGGTTGGTCAGTTTCCTGTGCTAAAAGGCAGGTAGAAAAAAGCAAGAAAAGGAATAATAGTGGTAGTGTTCTATTCATGTGGTATAAAGCATAAAAATGCCATCCACAAGTTGCAGATGGCATTTTAAAGTTTTTAGTTTTTGTTAGTCAACATCCCACCAAACCGGTGTATCTAAACCATCTGCACCTTGACGAGCTACTACAGCTTCGTAATTGTCAGAGTTTAGATTCAGTTCGAATAGAGGATAAGCCTGTCTAACAGGGATTTCTTTACTGTCGTTCAGCGCATCTTCAGCTGGATCCAAGTGAGGATATCCAGTTCTTCTCCATTCAGCCCAAGCTTCATAACCATTCAGATATAGTGCAATCCACTTCTGGGTCAGGATTTGCTCCATAGCCATAGATGAATCAAACTGTACCCAAGAGTTAGTGATGTAAGTGTCATACCCATCAGCTACTCCATATTGATCCAAAGAAGCTTCAATACCTTGGTAGTAAAGTGCCTCAGCATCTCCAGATATCCATCCTCTTTCTGCAGCTTCTGCCATAGAAAACAATACCTGAGCAGAAGTGAAGATGTAATCTCTAGCGTCCTGAGCTCTCAAGTTCTCATTTAAGAATGATACATCAGAGTTAGAAATCGCACCGGCCTTTGCCTCAGATAGACCATAAGGCATACCTACATACATCCCACCGATATCGGTTGGATCTGCATATTCAGGAAGTCTAGGATCCATTGCTACGTCTAGCACACCACCATTTTCGGTAGTTTGCATTCTGTCCACTATGGTATTGGCCACCGTGTAATCACGACGCGTCAAGAATCTCGCAAACCATGGACTCTGAAAAGCAGCTTCAGGTAAGTTTTGATAGTAAATATTCTCGCTATTATCCAAAGCAATCACTCCATCATTTACTGCAGAAGTAAATTCTGCTGCTGCGGTAGTAGGATCTACTTCTGACATTCTCAATGCCATTTTCATTCTAAGGGTATTGGCGAATTTCTTCCACATATCCATGTTACCTCCGAACAGGATATCACCTTGAACCGGAGCTGTAGATGAAATATTTGCCTGAGCGGTCTTTAAAGTAGCCAAAATTCCAGCATACACTTCAGACTGCGGATCAAATGCAGGCTGACGGACTCCCTCACCTATATTCAATGCCTGAGAATAAGGAATATCTCCCCATCTGTCGGTAATGAAGCTGAAATAGTAGGACTGTAAGATTTGAGCTACAGCGATCTGGTTAGCATTAGAACCGTATAAAGAGGCTTCTACTTTAGTCTCCTCATCCGTATTCATGGTGATGATATGCTCCAAATCCATCAAAATCCCACTATAATATCCACCATAGTCAAAAATGATTGTCTGGTAGTTATCAGCAGAAGTGTACTGGGAATTAGCCAAATACTGAGAATACAGTTGTCCTTGAGTAGCTGAAACGGTACCACCCAAGCTAGTAAGACTATTAGTCAATAGAGAAGAAGGAATAGCCTGAGTCGTCTGATTTGGGTTGACGTTGGTATCTCCAAAATCTCCTATGTCACAGGAAGCCACTCCAAGAGTAACCATCCCGATTAGTATATATTTTGAAATTGATTTTTTCATGTTTCTTTTTTTTAGAATCCTAGACGAATGTCAAAACCTACAGAACGAGTTGCTGGCAACTGTCCTGAATCTACCCAAGCACCATTGTTTCTTGAATTTCTGGTATCACCACTGATTTGTGATGGATCCAGTCCAGGAACGTTAGTTTTGATCAACCATGGGTTGTTTGCCACTACAGCTACCGCAGCTGTTCTGATGAAGTTAGTACGCTCAAGTAGAGACTGCGGAAGGTTATATCCGAATCTAACTTCACGTAGCTTCACATAGCTCGCGTCATAAACCCATCTTTCGTGCGCTGCGAATAGCCCTTTCCAGTATTCTGAAGACTCCAAGTAAATGTCATTTTCAGTACCATCAGCAAATACACCATCAAATCTCAATCCACCACCATCTGCTACTGGGTCTCGCTGAGGCACGCCTTTGTCATTGTTTCCTACAGTCATTTCACCTAAACCTGAATAAGCATTAAACATATTGGTAATGGAGTTAACTTTTCCTCCCATTTGCCAATCAATAGTGAAGCTCAATTCAAATCCTTTGTAAGTAACTCTGTTGAAGATACCTCCGGTATAATCAGGAAGTACAGTACCCAAAACTTGGTTTTGCTCAGTCAATGGGAAGCCGTCTTCTCCGATCAAAACTCGACCTGCCTCGTCTCTTTGAAATTTTTCACCAATGATAGTACCCCATTCTTCACCTACTTTTGCTCTGGCTGAGATAGAACCCCATCCACCGCCTACACGGTTACCAAGGAATCCATTCACCAACTGTATAGCATCAATACCTGGATAGATTTCTTCAATCACGTTTCTACTTCTTGCAAAGTTGAAATTCACATCCCAGTTGAAATTCTGCGTCTGGATCGGAGTACCTCCGATAGTTGCATCCCAACCTTTTGTAAAGGTTTTACCTGCGTTGATAGTATAAGAAGAAATACCTGTAGTGCTTGGTACCTCAGTACTCAAGATCTCATTGGTATTGTCATAATAGTAATAAGAGAAGTCTGTTCTGATTCTACCCTGAAGGAAAGCCAATTCTATACCTGCTTCCAATGCACCAGTAGTAGCTG
This genomic window from Algoriphagus sp. TR-M9 contains:
- a CDS encoding SusD/RagB family nutrient-binding outer membrane lipoprotein, encoding MKKSISKYILIGMVTLGVASCDIGDFGDTNVNPNQTTQAIPSSLLTNSLTSLGGTVSATQGQLYSQYLANSQYTSADNYQTIIFDYGGYYSGILMDLEHIITMNTDEETKVEASLYGSNANQIAVAQILQSYYFSFITDRWGDIPYSQALNIGEGVRQPAFDPQSEVYAGILATLKTAQANISSTAPVQGDILFGGNMDMWKKFANTLRMKMALRMSEVDPTTAAAEFTSAVNDGVIALDNSENIYYQNLPEAAFQSPWFARFLTRRDYTVANTIVDRMQTTENGGVLDVAMDPRLPEYADPTDIGGMYVGMPYGLSEAKAGAISNSDVSFLNENLRAQDARDYIFTSAQVLFSMAEAAERGWISGDAEALYYQGIEASLDQYGVADGYDTYITNSWVQFDSSMAMEQILTQKWIALYLNGYEAWAEWRRTGYPHLDPAEDALNDSKEIPVRQAYPLFELNLNSDNYEAVVARQGADGLDTPVWWDVD
- a CDS encoding TonB-dependent receptor — translated: MNRTLPLLFLFLLFSTCLLAQETDQPLLFDRDYSEAPLPEVLKNLQSTSQTRFFYQEDWGIDAFLVNAKQGENAIENISELLRNYGFSLIPYKGLLVIVNQEGLQAYRYEQWEEDDAQLNDYQIIGTGKPENSNLPVTLSGQIKDAGENEPLIGASIQVVDSSEGVVTDLDGNYELSLVPGKYKFLVQYAGYEPQSIPVQLINSGELDVELFNETLKLEEVTISARSQEVTVSEKIAGREILDIAVIKSLPTFMGEVDPVKSLISLPGVSSVGEGTSGFNVRGGDPGQNLVMMDGAIVYNSSHLFGFFGAFNSDLIRDVELYKGGGPANYGGRVSSVLNVNLRNGNAQKMDVQGGIGLISSRLLVEGPLKKDKTSFLLSGRTAYPNWMLKRMKDPDLYQSAAGFYDVNFKVNHNIDDNNVLSFSGYLSDDNFEFASDTAYVWKTKLGIVKWDHRFSNKFLMQTQVVASDFQSNINNTQESYDFDYRSGILNYQGKIDFSYELGRSHNLDFGISSLYYEFNNGDFTPGAENSTSEQVVIPRENALESAIYANDEFEISPRLSLVYGLRVSNYLALGGSYFKFDPNQPKTTASITDTLNFNNNEVAKSYMGIEPRASLRWLATPSSSVKLSYYRTNQYIHLISNTAAISPVNYWKSSGYNLSPSIADQYTLGFFKNWKDNLFEISLEGYYKDIQNVVDYKNAANILLNETLDADLIQGVGRAYGAEFLIRKNRGKLTGWVGYTFSRSLRKFDESLFEEEKINGGSFYPANYDKPHDLSVVMNYKLSRRFAMNLNFAYSTGRPITVPVSKFQYEDILSVLNYSDRNQYRVPDYHRLDLSFTLQSGLKKEKFIDGEWVFSIYNVYGRRNPFSVYFTQRGNAFQLSVLGSAFPSISYNFKL